Sequence from the Maribellus comscasis genome:
TTCTGGATTACAATACTATTGAACAATCGATGATAAAAGCGATGACCAAATGCTCGAAAATCAACTTGCCGGAGAAATGAAAAAGCTGAAACAGATAATTCAGGCGCAAGATGATTTTTTTTATTCCAATATTACCCTTGACGTTAATTTTCGGATTAAAAAGTTAAAGGAATTAAAATTGGCGATAAAAAAGTACGAGGCAGAATTAATTACAGCTTTTCGAAAAGATCTTGGGAAAGGTAAATTTGAAGTAATAAGTTCCGAGATTGGTCTGGTGCAAAACGAACTGACACAGCACATAAAGCATTTAAAAAGGTGGGCCAGACCAAAAAGAGCCGGAACTCCTTTGTATGCGTTTCCTTCAAAGAGTTTTGTTTACAAACAACCTTTGGGTAGAATTTTGATCATAAGCCCGTTTAATTATCCTTTTATGCTAACAATAGCTCCGTTGGTTGGAGCCTTGTCAGCAGGGAATGTTGCTGTTTTAAAACCTTCCGAGGCAGTTACAAACGTTACAGATATTATTGAAAAAATAATCAGTGAAGTTTTTGACCGAGAGTATGTGTCTGTTGTAAAAGGTGATGCATTGAAAAGCCAGAAATTGCTTTCTTATCAATGGGATAAAATTTTTTTTACCGGGAGTTCGCGTGTAGGAAAAATTGTTTTACAGGCAGCGGCAACACACATCACACCGGTTGTACTCGAACTGGGCGGGAAAAATCCTGTGATTGTAGATAAAGATGCAAATCTTAAAATTGCAGCCCGGCGTATTATCTGGGGGAAATTGTTAAATGGCGGACAATCGTGTGTAGCACCTGATTATTTATTTGTACATGAATCGGTAAAAAATAAATTTCTGGAATTGATGGTAGCCTCCATCAAAGCAATGTATCCCGGATCTCCTATGGAAAACCGTGATTTCACAAGAATAGTTAGTTCATCTGCTGTACGGCGGGTATCAGAATTATTGAAAGGTTCTACTGTTTATTACGGCGGCGATTACGATGAAAAAACAAATTATTTTTCACCAACAATTTTAACTGATGTTTTACCGGACTCACCGGTAATGAGGGATGAGATTTTTGGTCCGGTTTTGCCTGTATTAAGTTTTCATTGTCTGGATGAAGTCTTTTCTTTCCTGAGAAGGGGAGAGAAACCACTGGCAACATACTATTTTTCTGAAAGCCGCAAAAAGCAAAAAGAATTTTTAAAAAGAACTGCCTCCGGAGATGCGATGATAAATGATGTCGTTATCCATTTTACTAATCTTTCATTGCCTTTTGGCGGTGTTGGCAACAGCGGAATGGGTTCATATCACGGTAAACGTAGTTTTGATGTTTTTTCGCATGAACGTTCAGTCATGAAAACATCTTCGAAAATTGATTTGCCTCTGCGATATCCTCCGTATAAAAAGTGGGTTTTTAAGGTTCTGAGATTATTATTCAAATAAAAACCCCGGAAACATTTTCCCGGGGCTATCTGTGATATTTAAAGCGTTTATTCTTCATCCATAATTTCAGTCTGCATTCTCACGGAGTCCTCGTGGATGAGCTGAAAAAGTATTTTTACAAATGTTTCGTTAATATCCAGGCGCTTTCCCAGGTTTACCCTGTTATTCATCAACTGGGTCCAGCGATTCATCTGCAGTGCAGTAACGTTGTTCTCTCTTTTGTACTGCCCGATTTGTTTTACGATAGTAACTCTTGATGCAAGAATTTCAAGAAGTTCAGAGTCGAGTGCATCAATACGGTTACGCAGTACATCCAACTGGCTTTCAAAACTAGGATTATTTGCATTTTCGTGACGGATAACCAGTTTATCCAGCAGTTTTCCTAGGTCAGCCGGAGTAAGTTGTTGGGCGGCGTCGCTCATGGCACAGGAAGGATCCCGGTGTGATTCGATCATTAGTCCCTCCATTCCCATATCAAATGCTTTTTGTGAAATTTCGTATAAATATTCGCGTTTCCCGGCAATATGGCTAGGGTCGCAAATAATTGGCAGGTTGGGAAGAAGTCGTTTGAGCTCGATAACTGTTTTCCAGTTGGGGTAGTTGCGGTATTTTGTTTCTCTGAAAGGAGTAAAACCGCGGTGAATAGCAACGATATTCTTTATCCCTGCCTGATTTATCCGTTCAACAGCGCCCATCCAAAGTTGTACATCCGGATTTACCGGGTTTTTGATCATAATCACAGCATCTGTTCCTTTAACAACGTCGGCAATTTCCTGCACCACAAACGGGCTGGCAGTTGAACGTGCTCCAATCCACAACACATCTAATCCTGCATTTAATGCCTCTTCTGTATGCTGGGCATTCGCTACTTCTGTTCCCACCGGTAATCCGGTTTCTTTTTTTACTGTCTGTAACCATTTTAATCCAATGGAACCTACCCCTTCAAAAGAGCCAGGCCTTGTCCTTGGTTTCCAAACGCCTCCGCGGTAAATAAATACGCGTTTATCCTGAGCCAGTAATTTTGCTGTTTCCAGCGCCTGTTCTTCACTTTCCAGACTGCAAGGTCCGGAAACTAAAAGAGGATTATCAATGTGTGGTAACCACTCTTTTATTGGATTAATTTCAAGCTTTAAAGTCATTTTTTATTTTGTATAAAGTTTTGTAAATTTTTCTTCATTTTTTACAAAATGAGGATTTTCGCCATCAAGAATTCCTCTGATTTTGTTCGCGCTTATTATCAGGTCTTTTAATTTGTCAAAATCGTTGTCCTTCATACTATCGCGAAATTCCTGTAAATGTTTAATATAAACATCCAGCGATTCAACAACATACTTGCAGTTTTGTTGAAATATAGGATGCCACATACTGTGCGAACTTTTTGCTAAACGAACGGTTGAGCGAAAACCTCCACTCGCCAAATCAAAAATTATACTTCTGTCTTCTTTTGCCTGAACAGCATTTGCAAGTGCATAAGCCGCGGCGTGCGGAAGATGTGAAACAAAGGCAGTGCTGTGGTCTTGTTCGTCGGATGACATATAGGCAACATCCATTCCAAGCGTTTGAAACATTTTCTCAGCAAGTGCAACGTGCTGGGGGCCCGAATCTTCCTGGTCGCAAAGGATAGTAATTTTTCCGCGGAAAAGATTATCTACGGCAGCAGTAGGTCCTGAATTCTCTGTTCCGGACATCGGGTGAGCCGCAACAAAATTTTTTCTGTTGGGATGGTCTGCAACCTTGTCGGCAATCACTTTTTTTGTCGATCCCATGTCGATGACTGTTGTGTTGGCTGAGATTTTATCCAGAACTTCAGGTAGTATTTCAAGTTCCTTATCAACAGGAATTGCA
This genomic interval carries:
- a CDS encoding chorismate mutase; the protein is MTLKLEINPIKEWLPHIDNPLLVSGPCSLESEEQALETAKLLAQDKRVFIYRGGVWKPRTRPGSFEGVGSIGLKWLQTVKKETGLPVGTEVANAQHTEEALNAGLDVLWIGARSTASPFVVQEIADVVKGTDAVIMIKNPVNPDVQLWMGAVERINQAGIKNIVAIHRGFTPFRETKYRNYPNWKTVIELKRLLPNLPIICDPSHIAGKREYLYEISQKAFDMGMEGLMIESHRDPSCAMSDAAQQLTPADLGKLLDKLVIRHENANNPSFESQLDVLRNRIDALDSELLEILASRVTIVKQIGQYKRENNVTALQMNRWTQLMNNRVNLGKRLDINETFVKILFQLIHEDSVRMQTEIMDEE
- a CDS encoding aldehyde dehydrogenase; the encoded protein is MLENQLAGEMKKLKQIIQAQDDFFYSNITLDVNFRIKKLKELKLAIKKYEAELITAFRKDLGKGKFEVISSEIGLVQNELTQHIKHLKRWARPKRAGTPLYAFPSKSFVYKQPLGRILIISPFNYPFMLTIAPLVGALSAGNVAVLKPSEAVTNVTDIIEKIISEVFDREYVSVVKGDALKSQKLLSYQWDKIFFTGSSRVGKIVLQAAATHITPVVLELGGKNPVIVDKDANLKIAARRIIWGKLLNGGQSCVAPDYLFVHESVKNKFLELMVASIKAMYPGSPMENRDFTRIVSSSAVRRVSELLKGSTVYYGGDYDEKTNYFSPTILTDVLPDSPVMRDEIFGPVLPVLSFHCLDEVFSFLRRGEKPLATYYFSESRKKQKEFLKRTASGDAMINDVVIHFTNLSLPFGGVGNSGMGSYHGKRSFDVFSHERSVMKTSSKIDLPLRYPPYKKWVFKVLRLLFK
- a CDS encoding prephenate dehydrogenase, which produces MKITFIGLGLIGGSLAKDLRKKKFATELVGVENNRKNAKKAVEIGLVDRTETLVKGIEGTDLVIIAIPVDKELEILPEVLDKISANTTVIDMGSTKKVIADKVADHPNRKNFVAAHPMSGTENSGPTAAVDNLFRGKITILCDQEDSGPQHVALAEKMFQTLGMDVAYMSSDEQDHSTAFVSHLPHAAAYALANAVQAKEDRSIIFDLASGGFRSTVRLAKSSHSMWHPIFQQNCKYVVESLDVYIKHLQEFRDSMKDNDFDKLKDLIISANKIRGILDGENPHFVKNEEKFTKLYTK